A stretch of the Aneurinibacillus migulanus genome encodes the following:
- a CDS encoding ABC transporter ATP-binding protein, which translates to MTSQNAIEVQHVSKNIGGDELIKDLSFSIQRGEICGLLGPNGAGKTLTIRMMVGLISITEGDIFIEGHSIRTQRTNALRHIGAIVENPDLYGYMTGMQNLKHFARMYEQPITKERMMEVAELVELTDAMHRKVKTYSLGMRQRLGIAQALLHKPSVLILDEPTNGLDPAGIHQLRNYLYMLAKEENIAVIISSHLLSEIELMCDRVVIIQNGAFVGEHSIKEKKETDTQVEVEFEITEPAKAATLLASIPIVKTTDSTITVTAAKQHIPEIVTLLVQNGIGVFQVRIKTRSLEETFLSITGGTHSS; encoded by the coding sequence ATGACTAGTCAAAATGCTATTGAAGTACAACATGTCTCAAAGAATATAGGTGGAGACGAGCTTATTAAAGATTTGTCATTTTCCATTCAGCGTGGGGAAATCTGCGGCCTGTTGGGACCGAACGGAGCAGGGAAAACCCTTACCATCCGCATGATGGTCGGTCTTATCTCCATAACCGAGGGCGATATTTTTATCGAAGGCCACAGCATCCGAACACAGCGAACGAATGCGCTCCGTCATATCGGAGCCATTGTGGAAAATCCGGATTTATACGGATATATGACTGGAATGCAGAACCTGAAGCATTTTGCCAGAATGTACGAGCAGCCTATCACTAAAGAACGCATGATGGAAGTTGCTGAACTGGTCGAGCTGACGGATGCGATGCACCGCAAAGTGAAAACGTACTCCCTTGGCATGCGTCAACGTCTTGGGATTGCTCAAGCTCTTCTGCATAAGCCCAGCGTTCTCATTCTCGATGAACCGACGAACGGTCTTGACCCGGCCGGAATTCATCAGTTACGTAACTACTTATATATGCTTGCCAAAGAAGAAAACATCGCAGTAATTATATCGAGCCACTTGCTGTCCGAGATAGAATTGATGTGCGATCGTGTCGTTATCATCCAGAATGGGGCGTTCGTCGGAGAACACAGCATAAAAGAAAAAAAGGAGACGGATACACAGGTTGAAGTCGAGTTCGAAATTACCGAACCTGCCAAGGCAGCTACGCTTCTCGCCTCCATACCTATTGTCAAAACAACCGACAGCACCATAACTGTGACAGCCGCGAAGCAGCACATCCCCGAGATTGTAACACTGCTTGTACAAAATGGAATCGGCGTATTCCAGGTTCGAATCAAGACGAGGTCACTGGAGGAGACATTCTTGTCGATAACAGGAGGAACGCATTCATCATGA
- a CDS encoding YjiH family protein, which translates to MDKDNLNLVTPEIPPIQMNGKVSAYKFFIFSFLGIFAFFIPITIEGNSTIILDHIVNAIKAGMPSLLPFYALLVILLGSLYPFVSRTWNKDGVSIAFSFLKIIGFFVAVMLVFHIGPAWLFEKDMGPFLLDKLVIPVGLLVPIGSVFLALLTGYGLLEFIGVLVRPIMRPIWKTPGRSAVDAVASFVGSYSIGLLITNRVFKEGKYTIKEACIIATGFSTVSTPFMIVVAKTLDIMPYWNQYFWTTLVITFIVTAITVRIRPLSRKSDTYYTEKGDPEPEYKDELLKSAWNEGMKGAHGAPSLLVNITQNFKDGFVMTMGILPSIMSIGLLGLVLAKYTPLFDIIGYAFYPFALLVQIPEPMLASKALSVGIAEMFLPALVVASAPLVTKFVIAVVSVSSVLFFSASIPCILSTEIPISIPQLIIVWFQRTLLTFLLVTPIAFLLF; encoded by the coding sequence ATGGATAAAGACAATCTTAATCTAGTAACACCTGAAATTCCTCCAATTCAGATGAACGGCAAAGTGAGTGCTTATAAATTTTTCATTTTTAGCTTTCTTGGTATTTTTGCATTTTTTATTCCTATTACAATCGAAGGAAATTCGACGATTATCCTTGATCATATCGTTAATGCTATCAAGGCAGGTATGCCTTCTCTTCTGCCGTTTTATGCGCTGCTTGTTATTTTGCTAGGCTCCCTTTATCCATTTGTAAGCAGGACATGGAACAAGGACGGAGTAAGTATTGCATTTTCTTTCCTCAAAATTATAGGCTTCTTCGTGGCTGTTATGCTAGTATTTCATATCGGTCCAGCATGGCTGTTTGAGAAGGATATGGGGCCTTTTCTCTTAGATAAGCTCGTCATTCCAGTCGGGTTGCTTGTACCGATAGGTTCTGTTTTTTTAGCACTGCTTACAGGGTATGGCTTGTTGGAGTTCATCGGCGTATTGGTCCGCCCGATTATGCGCCCGATTTGGAAAACACCGGGCCGCTCGGCGGTTGACGCGGTTGCTTCATTCGTAGGAAGCTATTCCATTGGATTGCTGATTACCAATCGTGTTTTCAAGGAAGGAAAATATACGATAAAGGAAGCCTGTATTATTGCTACGGGGTTTTCCACCGTATCTACACCCTTCATGATTGTAGTGGCTAAGACACTGGATATTATGCCATACTGGAATCAATATTTCTGGACGACACTTGTTATTACCTTTATTGTTACAGCCATTACGGTGCGTATTCGTCCGCTCAGCCGAAAAAGCGATACGTATTATACGGAAAAAGGTGATCCGGAACCGGAGTATAAGGACGAACTGCTCAAGTCAGCCTGGAATGAAGGGATGAAAGGAGCACATGGAGCACCGAGTCTGCTTGTCAATATCACACAGAATTTTAAAGATGGTTTCGTAATGACGATGGGGATTCTTCCATCAATTATGTCCATCGGTTTACTTGGCCTGGTGCTTGCAAAATATACACCGCTGTTCGATATCATCGGATATGCATTCTATCCGTTCGCTTTGCTAGTGCAAATACCTGAACCAATGCTAGCTTCGAAAGCGCTTTCGGTTGGAATTGCTGAAATGTTTCTGCCGGCCCTTGTTGTAGCCAGTGCGCCGCTAGTAACCAAGTTTGTTATTGCTGTTGTTTCGGTCTCGTCCGTTCTTTTCTTCTCGGCATCCATTCCATGCATTTTGTCTACTGAGATTCCAATTAGCATTCCACAGCTTATTATTGTATGGTTCCAGCGGACACTCCTTACATTCTTGCTTGTAACACCGATTGCTTTTTTGTTGTTTTGA
- a CDS encoding AMP-binding enzyme yields the protein MKWRETVKAFIVLIDEVQDITQECKQFLKEKLAGYKISKLYEVLPQLPRNATGKILKNALRQTTEVKRSV from the coding sequence ATAAAATGGAGAGAAACAGTTAAAGCATTTATCGTGCTTATAGATGAAGTGCAGGACATTACTCAGGAATGTAAGCAGTTCCTTAAAGAGAAGTTGGCTGGTTACAAAATTTCGAAATTATACGAAGTGCTTCCACAACTGCCGCGAAATGCAACGGGCAAGATTCTTAAAAATGCACTACGTCAAACGACAGAAGTGAAAAGGAGTGTATGA
- a CDS encoding response regulator transcription factor, protein MTKLLIADRDHNERTGIGWLVNSYGIPFDHVLMAGTMLDVFQIIESDMPDVICIELDMIPREAWDDFKERIRQYKQTIIVTTTEATFERAMQGIELHAYDLWIKPHSPDSIRRVLARCCKAVSHIHQGIEINGEDVSLSALSYHSIFLPHRSTADDCWLLLLQLEETEQQPKLLSFLQDYPFYNEPVLLPLSDMIVSIFTREPQHSLVSLKKMGNRLLQDWEEKFTEPLSLVIYDTNDTSLSLRQKYQYARQALDIRFFKGYRQVSVIEDKVEWQIIDPFLTPGEQREWIDMLGDADREQLKQWMYKEFLNKEEPYPETGLLRTRLTSILAQVRRFMKSHYLDQGRLEEHYHQVFETILYNPILYRIVQEFLLFLYEVLDTAKKHQEHSRTDIIEQALRYIEENYNNPHLRLEDAAAYVDRSPAYFSSLLTKRRGQSFRQLVTAVRIKEAQRLLLDTKLSIQDVAEKTGFINANYFSKIFKEKTGSTPRIFRNRKKL, encoded by the coding sequence ATGACAAAGTTATTGATTGCTGACAGGGATCATAACGAAAGAACCGGAATAGGGTGGTTAGTTAATTCATACGGCATTCCGTTTGATCATGTGTTAATGGCCGGTACTATGCTTGATGTATTTCAAATCATAGAGTCAGACATGCCGGATGTTATTTGCATAGAGCTCGATATGATTCCGAGGGAAGCATGGGACGATTTTAAAGAACGAATAAGACAGTACAAACAAACTATTATTGTTACAACAACAGAAGCCACTTTTGAAAGAGCGATGCAAGGAATTGAACTGCATGCATATGATCTATGGATAAAGCCGCATTCACCCGACAGTATTCGGCGTGTGCTTGCACGATGTTGCAAAGCTGTGTCTCATATACACCAGGGTATAGAAATTAATGGTGAAGACGTGTCTTTATCTGCATTATCCTATCACTCCATCTTCCTTCCCCATAGGTCAACGGCAGATGATTGCTGGTTGCTGTTGTTACAGCTTGAGGAGACAGAGCAGCAGCCCAAACTGCTTAGCTTTTTGCAGGACTATCCATTTTATAATGAGCCGGTGCTGCTGCCGCTTAGCGATATGATTGTTTCAATTTTTACCCGTGAGCCGCAGCACTCGCTAGTATCACTAAAGAAAATGGGGAACCGGCTTCTTCAGGACTGGGAAGAGAAATTTACGGAACCGCTGTCACTTGTTATATATGATACGAATGATACATCCCTGTCGCTTCGCCAAAAATATCAATATGCCAGACAGGCGCTTGACATTCGGTTTTTTAAAGGCTACCGCCAGGTATCGGTTATCGAGGATAAGGTAGAGTGGCAAATTATCGACCCATTCTTAACGCCTGGAGAACAAAGAGAATGGATTGATATGTTGGGCGATGCTGATAGGGAGCAGCTTAAACAATGGATGTACAAAGAGTTTTTAAATAAGGAAGAGCCGTATCCTGAGACGGGACTGTTGCGGACACGTTTAACCAGCATTCTTGCCCAGGTTCGCCGTTTTATGAAGTCCCATTATTTAGATCAAGGCCGACTTGAAGAGCATTATCATCAGGTGTTTGAAACTATTTTGTATAACCCGATTTTGTACCGAATTGTACAGGAGTTTCTGTTGTTCTTATACGAAGTGCTTGATACGGCAAAAAAACACCAGGAGCATTCACGTACAGATATTATTGAACAGGCACTTCGTTACATAGAAGAGAATTATAATAACCCGCATCTTCGGCTTGAAGATGCTGCTGCCTATGTGGACCGGAGCCCGGCGTATTTCAGCTCGCTTCTGACAAAAAGGCGTGGACAGTCCTTTCGGCAGCTTGTAACTGCCGTTCGGATAAAGGAAGCCCAGCGTCTGCTTCTGGATACCAAATTATCAATCCAGGATGTTGCTGAAAAGACAGGATTCATCAATGCAAACTATTTCAGCAAAATTTTCAAAGAAAAAACTGGCTCTACCCCTCGAATATTTAGAAATCGAAAAAAATTATAG
- the hutI gene encoding imidazolonepropionase, which produces MSKKITFIRNASQLVTLAGSSDAPLTGKKMDQLNIIENGGLWIEDGLIEYVGVDGEVAERYKDRIGEAEIIDATGKLVTPGLVDPHTHLVYAGSRENEFNMRLQGATYMEIMNQGGGIHATTSATREASHEVLFEEGRKRLDQFLLHGVTTIEAKSGYGLTLEHEIKQLEVAGQLHEQHPVDIVRTFMGAHAVPSEYKADPDVFVDKVIHEMIPEVARRNLAEFNDVFCERGVFTPEQSKRILEAGINHGLLPKIHADEIEPYEGAELAASIGAVSADHLLRASDKGIAMMAEAGVIAVLLPGTAFFLMAESADGRKMIDAGVPVALSTDCNPGSSPTVSTPLIMNLGCLRMGMTSAEVLTAATINAAHAIKRGKEIGSLEKGKKADIVIFDVPNYMQLQYRYGVNHAHTVLKGGVIVVDAGRLVCNKPTRILN; this is translated from the coding sequence ATGAGCAAGAAAATAACATTCATTCGAAATGCCAGTCAACTGGTAACCCTTGCAGGCAGCTCAGATGCTCCTCTTACGGGAAAGAAGATGGATCAACTGAACATCATCGAAAACGGTGGTCTCTGGATCGAAGACGGCCTGATCGAGTACGTCGGAGTGGATGGGGAAGTTGCCGAGAGATATAAAGACCGGATTGGAGAAGCAGAAATCATTGACGCGACAGGTAAGCTTGTCACACCAGGCCTTGTTGATCCGCATACACACCTTGTGTATGCGGGCAGCCGTGAGAATGAATTTAACATGCGCCTGCAGGGTGCTACCTACATGGAGATTATGAATCAAGGCGGAGGCATTCATGCTACTACTTCCGCGACAAGGGAAGCGAGCCACGAAGTCCTTTTTGAAGAGGGGCGAAAAAGGCTGGATCAATTTCTGTTGCATGGTGTAACGACGATCGAAGCAAAAAGCGGATACGGACTTACCCTTGAGCACGAAATCAAGCAACTTGAAGTCGCAGGACAGCTGCATGAACAGCATCCGGTTGACATTGTCCGTACATTCATGGGTGCGCATGCCGTACCTTCCGAATATAAAGCTGATCCGGATGTGTTTGTTGATAAGGTCATTCATGAGATGATTCCTGAAGTGGCTCGCCGGAATCTAGCTGAGTTTAACGATGTATTCTGCGAACGGGGCGTGTTTACACCCGAACAATCCAAACGAATTCTGGAAGCCGGAATAAATCACGGCCTGCTTCCTAAAATTCATGCTGATGAAATCGAACCATATGAAGGAGCAGAATTGGCAGCTTCGATTGGAGCTGTGTCTGCTGACCATCTATTGCGGGCGTCAGATAAGGGTATCGCCATGATGGCGGAAGCGGGAGTTATCGCCGTTCTACTGCCGGGTACGGCTTTCTTCTTAATGGCGGAATCTGCCGATGGCCGCAAAATGATTGATGCAGGTGTTCCGGTGGCTCTCTCTACGGATTGCAATCCAGGGTCCTCTCCAACCGTTTCCACACCGCTCATCATGAACCTTGGCTGTCTGAGAATGGGTATGACATCGGCGGAAGTATTGACGGCTGCTACCATCAATGCAGCGCATGCGATTAAACGGGGAAAAGAAATTGGAAGCCTGGAAAAAGGAAAAAAAGCTGACATCGTCATTTTTGACGTACCGAATTATATGCAGCTTCAATATCGATATGGCGTTAATCATGCGCACACGGTACTTAAAGGCGGAGTAATTGTAGTGGATGCTGGAAGATTGGTTTGCAACAAACCCACCCGCATCCTTAACTAA
- a CDS encoding TolB family protein gives MRRKTKAIWIVAVALIGLFFLLGLGYGKEKPANGIYTGLLEAFDVKNEKAVFAYSLKGKVGIYISDLHGKNAKRLAEADEGEIIHHPVFSTDGKTVLYIATPEDREQVKSSLYVMNVDGSEKRKLYSIDSLITEAVFAPDSKTIYYLQAETFTNYSPIARRDAHDFDLYSLDVSGGQPKRITSMKDYMLESLTVSPDGKEVYVTKQDDQHSKTAEDIFASKHKVFRIPLGHPEKIEPVLLQGIKEDVFNVEVSPDNRWMAFNSIANPGTNENFQYEMYVLDRQTGQTRQLTHLKKHAGAAVFDERSEWIYFMWDKKFGEGDPEHEWYRVSLDGKTVENIPVVIEEGDSPN, from the coding sequence ATGCGAAGAAAAACAAAAGCAATCTGGATTGTCGCTGTAGCTCTGATCGGGTTATTTTTTCTTCTGGGGCTCGGTTATGGTAAGGAGAAACCTGCAAATGGCATTTATACAGGTCTGCTGGAGGCTTTTGATGTGAAAAATGAAAAAGCTGTTTTTGCTTATTCTTTGAAAGGGAAAGTAGGGATTTACATATCTGATTTGCACGGAAAAAACGCGAAACGTCTAGCGGAAGCGGATGAAGGTGAAATCATACACCACCCTGTATTCTCGACGGATGGAAAGACGGTTCTGTATATCGCTACCCCGGAGGATAGAGAACAGGTGAAAAGCTCCCTGTATGTCATGAATGTCGATGGAAGCGAGAAGCGTAAGCTGTACTCTATCGATTCGCTCATTACAGAAGCAGTGTTTGCACCGGATAGCAAAACGATTTATTATCTGCAGGCGGAGACGTTTACGAATTATTCACCGATTGCACGCAGAGACGCCCATGATTTCGACCTTTATTCATTGGACGTAAGCGGAGGACAACCGAAACGGATAACCTCAATGAAAGATTATATGCTTGAATCGTTGACAGTATCGCCAGACGGTAAAGAAGTATATGTAACGAAACAGGACGATCAGCATTCAAAAACAGCCGAAGATATTTTTGCATCCAAGCATAAGGTGTTTCGGATACCGCTAGGACATCCGGAGAAAATCGAGCCGGTTTTATTGCAGGGAATCAAGGAAGATGTGTTCAATGTAGAGGTATCGCCGGATAACCGATGGATGGCATTTAATTCGATTGCGAACCCCGGCACAAATGAGAATTTTCAGTATGAGATGTACGTACTGGACCGGCAGACTGGTCAGACACGCCAACTGACTCATCTGAAGAAGCACGCGGGAGCGGCGGTATTCGATGAACGAAGCGAGTGGATTTATTTCATGTGGGATAAGAAGTTCGGCGAGGGTGATCCTGAACATGAATGGTATCGTGTGTCACTGGATGGGAAGACAGTAGAGAATATACCTGTTGTGATAGAAGAAGGCGATTCGCCTAATTAA
- a CDS encoding PadR family transcriptional regulator has product MDKEIMKGSIDILLLSLLAQQEMYGYEMVKTLKETSGDLYNMSEGTLYPALKRMEKKNWIESYWQEADAGGRRKYYRMTEDGRKELERKLKDWHSINHLIFKCAEGLS; this is encoded by the coding sequence TTGGATAAAGAAATCATGAAAGGCAGCATCGATATTTTGCTTCTGTCATTGCTTGCACAGCAAGAGATGTACGGCTATGAAATGGTAAAAACGCTAAAAGAAACGAGTGGAGATTTGTACAATATGAGTGAAGGGACACTGTATCCGGCGCTGAAACGAATGGAAAAAAAGAACTGGATTGAGTCGTACTGGCAGGAAGCGGATGCGGGTGGCCGGCGCAAATACTACCGTATGACAGAAGACGGTAGGAAGGAGCTGGAGCGTAAGCTGAAAGATTGGCATTCGATTAATCATTTGATTTTTAAATGCGCGGAGGGGCTTTCATGA
- a CDS encoding permease prefix domain 1-containing protein produces the protein MSSFDHYIEKILDRVECEKDEREDMREEIRCHLMLAMEEYREQGYTKQEAVQRAIADFGVEEAIGEGLQRSLFPYRKEFLTCIGVGTIVYSASGYLYQLLAYGSAHPIWLTVSVLIGTCLVLAGMYPAYLADRKIVLGSMLALTCFCAVFGFTVVAGAEAWYVRILYVLGWFLAVFSLLMIFLTAIKGVGTGQESPEERKARIVIHVFNLANGIAVFACAAILAYAGLVFGGVSPFLLIPFSIVLFWAVSYWTQYRMRTRRIAVSYLFGSFSLMLTGGIVYMFSGTFR, from the coding sequence ATGAGTTCATTTGACCATTATATTGAGAAAATCCTCGATCGTGTCGAATGCGAAAAAGATGAGCGGGAGGACATGAGAGAAGAAATACGTTGTCATCTCATGTTAGCGATGGAAGAGTACCGGGAACAAGGATATACGAAGCAGGAAGCTGTACAGCGGGCAATTGCGGATTTTGGCGTCGAGGAAGCGATTGGGGAAGGTCTGCAGCGTTCTTTGTTTCCCTATCGTAAAGAATTTTTGACGTGTATCGGTGTAGGAACGATTGTATACAGTGCATCAGGCTATTTATACCAGTTGCTTGCTTATGGAAGCGCACATCCCATCTGGCTTACCGTTAGTGTACTTATTGGTACTTGTCTTGTTTTAGCAGGCATGTATCCGGCTTATCTTGCCGACCGAAAAATTGTATTGGGTAGTATGCTTGCTTTGACATGCTTTTGTGCTGTGTTTGGATTTACAGTGGTAGCGGGTGCTGAAGCTTGGTATGTAAGGATATTGTATGTGCTAGGTTGGTTCCTGGCGGTGTTCTCGCTGCTGATGATATTCTTGACAGCTATTAAAGGGGTAGGCACGGGGCAGGAGAGTCCTGAGGAACGGAAGGCACGTATTGTCATTCATGTGTTCAATTTAGCTAACGGAATCGCAGTCTTCGCCTGTGCTGCCATACTGGCATACGCTGGTCTCGTATTTGGTGGAGTAAGTCCGTTCCTGTTAATACCTTTTAGTATCGTACTGTTCTGGGCAGTCTCTTATTGGACGCAATACCGGATGCGTACCAGGCGGATTGCTGTAAGTTATCTGTTCGGCAGTTTTTCGCTTATGCTGACGGGTGGCATTGTCTATATGTTTTCAGGCACGTTCAGATAA
- the hutU gene encoding urocanate hydratase, whose amino-acid sequence MMNNQTERKIEHYTGSKLHAKGWIQEAALRMLLNNLHEDVAEHPQNLVVYGGIGKAARNWECFDSIVETLKNLENDETLLIQSGKPVAVFKSHTDAPRVLIANSNLVPAWANWDHFHELDKKGLMMYGQMTAGSWIYIGSQGIVQGTYETFAECGRQHFNGTLEGTITVTAGLGGMGGAQPLAVSLNGGVSINIEVDPTRIQRRIDTRYLDVMTDNLDEAISIALKAKEEKKGLSIGLLGHASDMLNQMLAKGFIPDVLTDQTSAHDPLNGYIPIGMSLEEAAELRKQNPKAYEVQSKASIAEHVRAMLKMQEQGAIAFDYGNNIRQVAKDEGVENAFNFPGFVPAYIRPQFCEGKGPFRWVALSGDPEDIYKTDEVILREFSYNTHLCNWIKMARERIQFQGLPARICWLGYGERAKFGRIINEMVANGELKAPIVIGRDHLDSGSVASPNRETEAMKDGSDAVSDWPILNALINSVGGASWVSVHHGGGVGMGYSLHAGMVIVADGTKEAEMRLERVLTTDPGMGVVRHADAGYDLAIQTAKEKGIHIPMLK is encoded by the coding sequence ATGATGAACAATCAAACGGAGAGAAAAATTGAACATTATACAGGCTCGAAGCTTCATGCAAAAGGCTGGATTCAGGAAGCAGCATTACGCATGCTGTTAAACAATCTGCATGAAGATGTAGCAGAGCATCCGCAGAATCTGGTGGTATACGGCGGTATCGGAAAAGCTGCCCGGAACTGGGAATGCTTCGACTCAATTGTCGAGACGCTGAAGAACTTAGAAAATGATGAGACACTTCTTATCCAATCAGGAAAGCCTGTAGCTGTATTTAAATCCCATACGGACGCGCCTCGCGTATTGATTGCGAACTCTAATCTTGTTCCTGCATGGGCGAACTGGGATCACTTCCACGAGCTTGATAAAAAAGGATTGATGATGTACGGACAGATGACGGCGGGTAGTTGGATTTATATCGGCAGCCAGGGGATCGTTCAAGGAACGTATGAGACATTTGCAGAATGCGGACGTCAGCATTTCAATGGTACCTTGGAAGGCACCATTACTGTAACGGCAGGACTTGGTGGTATGGGTGGAGCACAGCCGCTTGCAGTCTCTTTAAACGGTGGGGTGAGCATCAATATTGAAGTGGACCCGACACGTATTCAGCGCAGGATCGATACACGATACCTGGATGTAATGACAGACAATCTGGATGAAGCCATCTCGATAGCCCTGAAGGCAAAAGAGGAGAAGAAAGGTCTCTCAATCGGACTGCTGGGCCATGCTTCTGATATGCTGAACCAGATGCTTGCAAAAGGATTCATTCCAGACGTTTTAACGGATCAGACATCCGCACATGATCCGCTTAACGGCTACATTCCAATAGGTATGAGCTTAGAGGAAGCGGCAGAGCTTCGCAAGCAGAACCCGAAAGCATATGAAGTGCAATCAAAAGCAAGCATCGCCGAGCATGTGCGTGCCATGCTGAAAATGCAGGAGCAGGGTGCGATTGCATTTGATTATGGTAACAATATTCGCCAGGTCGCAAAAGACGAGGGAGTAGAGAACGCCTTTAATTTCCCAGGCTTTGTACCAGCATATATTCGTCCACAATTTTGTGAAGGGAAAGGACCGTTCCGCTGGGTTGCGCTTTCAGGTGATCCAGAGGATATCTACAAAACAGATGAAGTCATTTTGCGCGAGTTCAGCTACAATACACACCTTTGCAACTGGATTAAAATGGCACGGGAACGCATTCAATTTCAGGGGCTTCCAGCGCGCATCTGCTGGCTAGGATATGGGGAGCGTGCAAAGTTTGGCAGAATTATCAATGAGATGGTAGCCAACGGGGAACTGAAGGCACCGATCGTTATCGGCCGTGATCACCTCGACTCTGGATCAGTGGCCTCACCAAACCGGGAAACAGAAGCAATGAAAGACGGAAGCGATGCGGTATCCGATTGGCCGATTCTTAATGCACTGATTAATAGCGTCGGCGGAGCGAGCTGGGTATCCGTCCATCATGGTGGCGGTGTTGGTATGGGCTATTCTCTGCACGCCGGAATGGTTATTGTTGCAGATGGAACGAAAGAAGCGGAGATGCGGTTGGAACGCGTTCTTACTACGGATCCGGGTATGGGCGTTGTCCGTCACGCAGATGCCGGCTATGACCTTGCGATTCAAACAGCAAAAGAAAAAGGTATCCATATACCTATGCTAAAATAG
- a CDS encoding GNAT family N-acetyltransferase has protein sequence MNPLLLDFPTEFCTERLLIRMPRPGDGKAVYMAIKSSIDELRPWMPFAQKEQTEQDIETNIREAHANFLKREDLRLLIFLKDTGEFIASSGLHRIDWAVPKFEIGYWIDKRFSGHGYMTEAVQGIADFAFDKLKARRLEIRCDSKNEKSRAIPERLGFRLEGILQNDHVAVSGDELRDTCIYAKIHR, from the coding sequence ATGAATCCATTATTGTTGGATTTTCCCACTGAATTTTGTACTGAAAGATTATTGATTCGCATGCCGAGGCCAGGAGACGGTAAAGCAGTATATATGGCAATAAAATCATCAATCGATGAGCTGAGACCCTGGATGCCATTTGCACAGAAAGAACAAACTGAACAAGACATTGAAACAAATATTAGAGAAGCTCACGCCAATTTTTTAAAACGTGAAGATTTACGTTTGCTTATTTTTCTTAAAGATACAGGTGAATTTATTGCTTCATCAGGTCTACATCGAATCGATTGGGCTGTTCCAAAATTTGAAATCGGATATTGGATTGATAAACGTTTTAGTGGACATGGTTACATGACTGAAGCCGTACAAGGAATTGCTGATTTTGCTTTCGACAAACTAAAAGCTCGTAGATTAGAAATTCGCTGTGACTCTAAAAATGAAAAGAGTCGTGCAATTCCAGAAAGATTGGGATTTAGATTGGAAGGTATTTTACAGAATGACCATGTTGCGGTAAGCGGTGATGAATTGCGGGATACATGTATATATGCAAAAATACACCGATAA